The genome window CAATGATTAAATTAATCATATACCAACTGTCCCAGGGGCATAAATAATAGCAAAAATGGGGCAGGTGGTTTGTGTTTAACCAACTTTCTGTTAATCCACACATTTACATCACAATCAAATGAGCACAGGTTTCAAAAGCTAGTGTGCCAAATAGCTTCATCACCTTCTCCACATCGCTCGTGCACCTCCTCCATTCTCTCCACCGATTTGCACATGCCGCTGCAGCTCCAGTCGAACGACGCAGCACAAGGGTTTCCTGCTTGAGCTTTCCACTCACACTCTTTGAGAAAGACAAGAGAGTTTCGAATTTTACACAGTTGAGATCGAGCTTAAGAACATCTAAATTGAACTAATTACAGTGTGATCTTTTGTGTGGCTTGCAAGAAAAGTGAATATTTTAGTGAGAAGCATGAACTGCAATGGCTTTTAACAATCAATAAGTTGATTTTTAATAACTAAATGCGTAGAAAAGCAAAAAGCATTAATCTTGAGGTCATATGCATAAAGAAACTAACAGTGTAATGTCTTGAAGTGGAACTAAATTGAGTTGCCAAGAACTTACCAGGAGAGGTACCACAGCAAAGGCTTCGCTCGTCAATGTGCTCAACATCAAGACCAATAAACCAAGAACCCAAAGAGACATCCTCATTTGCATATTTGTGAAGTATGTGCCTATAGTGGAAAACAGAACTTTTCCAAGTTACATGGCAAGAACAAAATGCAGAATTTTTTTGTTGTGTGTGTGCACGTATAAGAGAAAAATGAAACTGCACAAAAGGACTTACCGATGGACTGAGATGTAAGTTGCTAAATCTTTGGAAATTGCGTATATTTGACCTGTTGCATGCCGAAAATACTTATTTCCCTCCTCTCCAAATTTCCAATATTCTGGTTCATGGTACTTGACCCCCCTATCAAAATAGGTACAGATGATGAATGACAAACATAAATTAAACAAGAGAGATGCACAACATTTGGCTGCTTACTTATTCGCTAGGACAGGTCCAGACTTCATACAACCGATATATGTACGAGGTTTTGATCTATGACGGGCCAAAGTAGAACCAACCATTCCTGTCAAATATTGAAATTAATTCAGTGCCGCAGATTCTGCATCAATTGTTTCCTCCCCATATTTCCACAGCAGATACAGCTGAATTAAAAATATACACACTGACCAAGATTTATGTGCACATCGTCATCAACCTTGATATAAAAGTCAGCATCCCACTTAGAGACAGCTGCGGTAAAATATGTTTGGGTTTTTGACGACAATTCGTGATATCCTTCAATGTGGTTCTGCAGATATACAATGGTGAACACTTCATAAGGTCCACCGAAGTGATTTGAAGTTTGAACCAATGGACAATCTAGatcttaaaacaactaaaaaaaGCCCACCAAAGGGTTTAAGAATTTTGTTCCTTTGATTGGTTCCCAAGACAATATATCTGCATAAAGCATTGCATGAGTTTCCAAACAACTAACTGGAGATAACAGGTAATTTGGTCCCAGGCACTCAATACTTACCAGCCGGAAAAAATCCTTATGTTTCTCATCTTCTACATCAATGGCACGATCCAAAAGGCCACCTGGAGTTGCACTGACGACAAAAAAGGAACCAGTaagttttgttaaaattttcattctgAAGAAAGCAGTTTATTAAGCTAGTCACTTGCAATATAGAGTAAGCCTACCTGTGTCCAATAACAAACCGCATTATAATTCCCTTTTCTACCTCTAACTTCTTTAACTCATCCCCTGGAAAAGTGATAAACTAATcaattatgtgtgtgtgtatatacatatGCTTATTTCTTATAGCAGCAACTAATCTTTTATGTGAGAGAAATGGATTTCGAGTTTTTTGGATTTCAACCTTGGGGCATCCACGTTTCCCTGATTGACTCCCTTCGTTTTCGGCTGCTAAAGGCAGTCATGATTCCCATCACAAAGAAAAGCTTCTGGCGCTCTTTCAATGGCTCCTTTCCCGGTCTTATCACCACAGGAGATCCTTCATAATTGCCAGATTTAGAAGCTCTAGCTGTCGCTAGCTGGACCTCTAATGTGGAGATTGTCTTATCCAATGCCCTGGAAAGAAATGCagcataaatgtcaataacataCCAACATCAATGTATATATTGAAATACAAAAAATGATCGCTTTCAAGATTTCCTCAAATAATAGGACATGGGAAGTTACATGATCACATCATGTGTTTGTGAGACTTGAGAAAGGATGTCTCCCACGCCATCAGTGACCTCCTGCAGTAGCACGGATAAACTATTACTGATTTACGGTATAAATGGAGCTAACAAATATTTGGATCTTGTAACTTGCCTTCTTCTCACAATTAACTATGGGAGGCAGAACTCTTCTTGGTTGATCTTTCTCCAGTGGTGAAGCATCCTCATCAATTTTGTCTGGATCGGGAACACCCCAAAAGCTGCAAGATAAACATCAGCAACTGACCGATGCAATTTTCTGTCAAGAAAAGAACAATATGAACCAGACAAATACAGTCCCATGACACATGAGTG of Malus sylvestris chromosome 6, drMalSylv7.2, whole genome shotgun sequence contains these proteins:
- the LOC126627478 gene encoding beta-1,6-galactosyltransferase GALT31A-like, which codes for MGLSKPHKVGNGFSARWVSLFCIASFFLGVLVVNSFWGVPDPDKIDEDASPLEKDQPRRVLPPIVNCEKKEVTDGVGDILSQVSQTHDVIMALDKTISTLEVQLATARASKSGNYEGSPVVIRPGKEPLKERQKLFFVMGIMTAFSSRKRRESIRETWMPQGDELKKLEVEKGIIMRFVIGHSATPGGLLDRAIDVEDEKHKDFFRLNHIEGYHELSSKTQTYFTAAVSKWDADFYIKVDDDVHINLGMVGSTLARHRSKPRTYIGCMKSGPVLANKGVKYHEPEYWKFGEEGNKYFRHATGQIYAISKDLATYISVHRHILHKYANEDVSLGSWFIGLDVEHIDERSLCCGTSPECEWKAQAGNPCAASFDWSCSGMCKSVERMEEVHERCGEGDEAIWHTSF